In the Elizabethkingia bruuniana genome, ATAATCGCGTTAGAAGGATCAGAAGCAACTCTACCTGAAACGTCAGTAGAACGTGCTACGCTGTAGTTAAGTTTTAATACTTTTTGGTCAGTACCGTTGTTGAATTTTAAGATAGCTCTTGAATTGTTTGCAGCCATGATTTCTAAGAATTTAATTGTTAAAAATATTTTAGTGTTTCCTTATTCTTGGTACACCAAATTTATATGACCTTTTTCAAACAATAACGAGAGTTTTTGTTTATTTCTAAAATTGTAGTAAAATTACTACAAGAGTAATTTTATGATTTATAATGCTTTATAGTATTAATTGAAATCAAAACTTAGCTCAGTTTCACCTGTTATAATACGGGCTTTTACTTTGTGTTTCTCTGCTTTATTTTCTGTTGGATACCAATTTCTATTCGGGTCTACAATAATAAGTAAACCATTATCATTTCCTAATACTACAAATTCTTCTGTTTTCGGGCCTTTAACAAAATAATCAATTCCTGTTTGTTGAGTAATCTGTTGGGCTAAATTTAGCGGATGATCTGTAACTATTCCGATCTCACTGATGTTTAGTATACTTTTAGATGAAAATTCGGCATCGGAATTATTATTAAGATCTGTCCGGCCTATAAATTCAACAAGATTTCCGTTGTTGTCATAGAAATAAACTGCCTGTGCTCTCCAGTTATCGAAATTTGTAATAAGATGAGTCTCCGGATTTCTAATGAGCTCAATTCTATTATAGGCCCATATAATTGCTTCTTCAGGTTGATTAGCAGGAATATTAAAGGCGAAATGATATTTGAAATCTCCCTCGCGGTCATTTTTTTCAAAAGTGAGAACTGAGTCACCCGTACGAAACGAAACTGAAAGTTCTGTTTTTGCAATAATCTCCAGCTGAAGTTTTTCGGAATAAAATCTTTCTGTTTCAACTAAATTATGGGTCTGTAAAATAAGTTCAGAGATTATCATCGGATTTATTTTGTTGTTTATATTTTCT is a window encoding:
- a CDS encoding VOC family protein, with product MIISELILQTHNLVETERFYSEKLQLEIIAKTELSVSFRTGDSVLTFEKNDREGDFKYHFAFNIPANQPEEAIIWAYNRIELIRNPETHLITNFDNWRAQAVYFYDNNGNLVEFIGRTDLNNNSDAEFSSKSILNISEIGIVTDHPLNLAQQITQQTGIDYFVKGPKTEEFVVLGNDNGLLIIVDPNRNWYPTENKAEKHKVKARIITGETELSFDFN